TGGCTCCTCAAGGTGCCACAGATACGAATTCATGAATGCCACATAATCCGTCTCGCTCACGCGGCGGCTTGCAAAGTCTGCATCGTATTCGCGGGCTGCTTCACCGGCAACACTAACTTCATCATCACGATCTGCCGATCCCTCAAAGCCGATAGTGAACGTGTGTACATGATGCTGATGCTGACTCATCAATGCCAACAGGGTGTTGGAATCAACGCCGCCGCTCAGGGAAAGGCCAATGGGCGTATCGCTGACCATTTGCCTGTGAACAGCTTCCGGGTATGCTTCAACAAGCTCCTCGACCCAGTCATCTTCCTTCTTGTGCCGGTCAATCACCGGAGCCTGATTCCAATAGCAGGACACATGCACTCCATCAGCATCAACCACCAAATAGGATGAAGGGGGGAGTTTCCTGATGCTCTTGAACAACGTCCACGGCGACGGGGTGTGTCGGAACGTAAGACAAAAATGGAGGGCGTCGTAATCCAACGCACGCGGGATGTTCTTGTCGCACAGAATGGCCTTCATCTCAGACGCAAAACTGAGCGTTTTGCCATTCTCGCAGTAATACAACGGCTTCACTCCGTAGTGGTCACGCGCCAGATAGAGCGAACGTTTTTTCTCATCCCAAATTGCAAAAGCAAAGATGCCGTTGAATTTTGTTGCGCAGGCGTTCCCCCATTCTTCGTACGCGTGAATGATAACCTCGGTATCACTCGCTGTTTTGAACCTGTGGCCGCGGGCCTTCAACTGCCCGCGCAACTCCCGGTAGTTGTAGATTTCACCGTTAAATGTGATCCACACTGTGCCGTCTTCGTTGCACATCGGCTGGTCGCCGGTGGCAAGGTCGATAATGGCGAGACGTCGATGCCCGAGGCCAAGCGTTTGATCGCTGGAAAAATAGAACCCTTCCCCGTCAGGACCCCGATGGCTCAGACTCATCGTCATCCTCTCAACCAAGCCGCGGTTCACGGGCTCACGGGATTTGAAGGAGAATATGCCGGCAATACCGCACATTAGCGTCTGACACTTTGTCTAATTGGAAATGCAGTTCGTGACAATTGTTTTTCACTCTTGCGCGACCGGGCAGCTGCGACAACGTTCTCATAGATTCGTTCAAGGTTCCGGGTCTTTGCCTGCACATCAAGTTCACGCGACGCACGACACGATGCTTCCCGGCCGAGCTTTCTCCGCATTTCCTCATCGTCGTACAATGCAAGAAGTGAACGGGTTATTCCCGCTACATCCTTTTCATTGAGCAGAATTCCGTGAACCCAGTCATGAATGACTTCGGGAATGCCCGCATGTTGTGTTGTCACAACAGGCAGTCCGGATGCCATTGCTTCGACAATAGTTCCGGGAATTCCCTCCTTGTCGCCGCAGGCCTGCTTCGTGCTGAAGTGCACAAATACATCAGCATTTCTGTAGTACTCCAACAATTTCGGATCGAGATGCGGAACATATCCTGCGAAATGCACACGATCCCGCACGCCTGATGCATGCACTATACGCGTACATTCATCCAGCATCGGGCCCCTGCCAACAAGCGTCAGGCGGGCATCAATATCCGGCCTTTGCTTTCTCAGTTCCGAAAATGAACGAATAAGGTAATGCTGCCCCTTCTTCGCCTCAAGACTTCCGACACAGAGGATGTTGAATGTTGGTTTGCGATTATATGTTCTTTGCTCAAAGAGGAATCGTGTTACATTGATGCCGTGGTAGTGTACGACGATCTTCTCCTCGGGGACTCCCTGTACAATTGCATCACGCTTCATATCTTCCGACATCGCGAGGAAGCAATCCATCGTATTGAATGTTCGCTTCAGATACTGACGACCGAGACCGCCGTACATCTTCGGAAAAGCCGAGATATCATACCCGTAAAGAGACACCACGGCAGGGATGCCTGCTCTCTTGTAGATTCGTGCAAAGAAGGCCGCATCCACACCGAAGTGGAAGTGAAAGAGAGCCGGTTTGAAACCGGCAATCCACTCCGTCGCCGCAACCACTTCGTGATGAGTAAGTTTGCGCAGCCCAGAGTAGGCTATTTCGCCGACCGCTTTTCGAATCCCTTTTTCGTTCTCATCGATCACATACATGGGAGAAATGTCGAATTCCCTGTTGTCGCTGCGGTGATGGCACAGAACCACCGGCCTGAACGTTTGAAGCGTAGCAATCTGATTGCCGACGAACGTCTCCGTCGGCGCAAGGTATCCACGGATGCCGTGAACAACAACCGGCTGTCCCGAGCCGTCCATACGTTATTCCCTCATCATTGTTCGGTAAACACTTACAGTCGCTGCGGCAACTGCTTCGGATGAATATGTGGCGAGGGCTTTTGCCCTGCCATTACGTGACAGTGAGTTCCGCAGATCTCCGGATCGCAAGACGTCAGTCATCAATCGTGCCAAAGAATGCACATCTCCACATTCGAAAAGAAGGCCGTCCGTCCCGTTGTTTATCATGTCGGGAATTCCCCCCACCTTCGACGCAATTACAGGAAGTCCGCTTGCCATTGATTCCGCAACGACCATCGGCGTATTCTCTTGTACCGACGTCAAGACAAGCATTGCCGACTCGCGCATTAAAGCGGCAACGTCTTCTTGCGTACGCACGCCGAGGAACTCCACACCTGTGATATGCGCATCACGAATGTATCGCCGGATCTCGCGTTCGTATTCTTTGTCCTGGGTTTCGCCGACAAGAGAGAGCGTAGCGTCGGGAAAGTCCCGGATGACAATCTCGTGAGCCTTTATTGCATCGAGCGGGCGCTTGAGTCGTGTCAATGCTCCGACAAACAGCATACGCTGCAACTGGACGCCGCTCTGCGGCGATTCGAAAAACTTCGTTCGTACAGGATTCGTAATGTGATGCTTCTTCACACCGGCGGGCAGGAACCGATCCACATACGGGGAAATCGCAATAACCTCGTCGAATCGCTTCCGTATCCATTTCTCCAGAAGCGCATCCATTTGATGGCTCCAGTATTCGGGTCCCTCCCAGACACGCGATTCAACAGATTTGATGCCATGAACCGTAAACACCTTACGACTCTGATGTGAGGTAATCGAAGCGACTGCAAGAGCCATATTGTCCTGGCAATGCACAATATCCGGTTGTAATTTCTTCAATTCGAAACGGGCATTCAGGATGTTCGGCAGCACATGCGGACGCGTAAACCACCGGTTTGGAATTGCAAGAAAGTGATACGTCATGCCGTTACGCGCCTCAACCGTATGCCGGGAAATCTCACGGCACAGCGTGAAAATGTGGAAATCGAATTCCTCAACGTACGACTGCAATCCTTCAAACAACCCCGCCGTCGCCGTTTCAACGCCCCCCGTAAACGTTTTGCCGTCGTAGGGATAGTTGGTGAGAATGGCAACTCTTGGCCGCCGAACCTGGCCCGATTTCATCATCGTTGTACATGAACTCTCAAGAACCTGAATCACGTTTCAACCCCTGCCGGAATTTGTTCCACAACGGGCTCGGCATCCCCATGCCTCCCGGACAAAACGAGTCTGTATGCCCTGACGGTTTTCCCGGCAACATTCCGGGCGTTCCATTTTTTCAATGCTACATCCCGGGCATGTACTCCCATATTCATCCGCAGTTGCGGATCGTTCAAAAGCATGACGACGCGATTGGCAAATTCCCGTTCGTCTTCCGATTCCACCAGAAATCCGCTGACGCCGTTCTCCACCATTTCACCAACAGAACCGACACGAGAGGCAACAACCGGTCTGCCGGCGGCAAACGCCTCCGCAATGGCAACAGGGAGATTCTCATACACCGAGAAAAGAACTGCTAGCGCGGCTCTGCTCATTAGTCCGGAAAGTTCCGAGGCCGTCAGACTGCCGTGAAAAACAATGTCGTTCCGCAAAGCCGGATCGACGGAGCGCATGACCTCTTCGTAATACTTTGTATCCGGCGCCGGACCGGCTATGTCGAGAATAGCATCGGGTACACCCTGTTTTACAAGGCGGAATGCACGAACAATCCCCGCAACATTCTTTCGTTCAATGATCAGACCGGAGAACAGAATGCGTTTTGAGTCGGTAAGCGGCGGAGGCACATCAAAAAACTCCGAACGAATTGCATTCGGTATGGTCGCTATCGGCCCTTCCCTCTTTCCGGAACAAAACTCCCGGTCGAACGCCGAAATGGAAATCACCACGCCGGCATTCCGGATGACACGGTTGATCAATTGTTTCGTGAGTCGGACGCGCAACGGTCCGACAACCGGATTTCCCTTTTCTCGAAGTTCCGCCTCAAAGCTCCCAACACCGTGAATGGTAATGGCGCTCGGGTAGCCGAGTCGGGTCGCGACATCGCCATGAGTGTCTGTCCCTTGTCCGTGAACAATGTCCGGTCGAAATACCTTGGCAATTCTTTTTGCCTTCCGCATATCAACGATTGATCGTGTTGGCAAGGCGAGATGTCGTTGCCCGGCAAGGTAGTGAACAACTAACTTGTCGTTCAACCTCACAATCTCGTCCTTCCATCTGTCCATTCGAAAATTGACCACGCATACCGCCTCGACGAGTTCCGAATCCGACAGTGCTGATGCAAGAATTTGCGCCGCAGATTCCACCCCGCCGCGAACATTTCCCATGTACGGGAAATCGGAAACAAGCAGTATGCGCAGCGGCTTCATACTTCCTGTTCCTTCAACAAGCGATTCTCACGGTAGATGTTGAAGATGAGTCCCAGACTGACAAAGAGCCAAGAATAGGCAAGAGAATAGAATCTCATGTCGATCAGAAAGGCGTTGACGCCGAACGAAATCAGCGTTCCGACGATGACAGCAACAATCAAGCGATCTTCGGCAGGCAATTCCCTGAACCGGATGCCCTTGGGACTCAAGTTGAAGTAGATAAACAGCAGATACGGAATTGTTCCGAGAATGCCGAGTTCCGCGAGAATCGTCAACACGGTAACGTGCGAGGTATCCTTGACGATGTACACACCCCGTGCGTCGAACAAGTAGCGGTCTGAAAAATCATCGAATGTTCCCATTCCCCACCCGACAACCGGGCTGTCGGCAATCATGTGCAGGCTGGCCTGTGCCATCACAATGCGGAAGTTTGCATTTTCTTCCCCTGAAATCCGCTTCTGAACGTCGGGAGATACTGCCACAAGCACGCCAACAATCACAACCGACATTGCAACAAAGCCCGCAACCCGCAGCAACTTTGCCCCGACATCCTCACTCGTTTTGTACATGAGGTAGATGAACATCACAATCGCGCCGAGCCACACCGAACGTGTAAAGGTCAGGAGATTCAACAGAATCAGAAACGGTATACTCGAGCGGAAGACAAGCTTCGAAACAAGACCGTACCGAAAAGCAAGATAGATGAAGCCAAACAACACCTGGAGAAACACTCCAAGAACGATCGGCGTACCGAGAGATCCGCTGATTCTTCGCATCGAGCCCACGTCCACCCAATCAACCTTGGGATTCGGCGGGTACAATGTAGTGCCGCTTTGAATCTCATACATACTGAGCAGAACAACCTGCAACAGGTGAAACAGCGATGCAAATGCCAGCATCTTGAACAAATTGGAGTCGACGTCAACATTCTTCGCAATCAGATACAGACAATAGGGCAACAGATAGATGAGATAGATGTTGCGGAGGTCATCGTACCGCCCTTTCGTGGCGTAGAGGGAAGAGACAATAGCATACCCGATGAATATCAGAATGACAACGTCTTCCTTCCCCCATATCAACTGTTTTCCCTTTTTGAAGTAGTAGAACAGCATCACTACCGTCATCACCGGGATGAAGTAGTTGTGGGAGAAATTGCTCGCGATGTTTGACGAATCCGCCGATGCCAGGGGAACAAAGTACGGGGCAAATAGAAACCAACCGATAAACAGAAGCCGGATGTCTTTCATTGCGGCGACACAAACAGAGGCCATACACACCACGGCGAGTACGTCCATATTCAGATCAAGCAACCGATAGAAGTACAAACCCGCGCTCAGCAGCGTGATAACAAGAATCATGATATGTGTCCGGTAGGATTGCATGCTCGCGGCTATCCTGCCCATGGGTTTCGTGGAATCACAACCGCGAGCACTTCCTTAATCTCGCTCCTGGTGACAATTCGTGCCGCAATGAATCCGGCGCACAGAAGGGCAACCAACCCGAGTTTGATCAGCACGTGGGCGAAAGAGACGGTTCCAAAATAGTATGCCCCGACAAATCCGACGCAGACGACGCAAAGCACAATCAGATAGGCACGGCCCGGAAATGGTGAATGCGTGACGTACTTCGTCAAAACCCAACTTGATCCGAAGAGAATCACCTGTAACGCAATAAACGAGAGCGCTATACCCTCAAGCCCGAAGCGTGGAACGAGTGTGCTGAAAAGAGCGACCCCGCACGCTGCGCCGAAGGCGTACGCAGCCATCGTGTACGGGGTTTTCAGATGCGCTGTCACCAAAGCAAAATTCACCATAATGAAAGGCGTGGAAATGACATATCCCGCCGACAGCATGATCAACAGAAAAAAGGCGCCGTCACTGAACTCTTTGCCAAAAAGACCAAGCAGTTCCCTCGTGAACAAAATAATTACCAACGCAACAAATCCGCTACTCATTGCATTCAGACGTGAGAAGCGGGTGTAGGCCTCATCTGTTGGAAGACTTTTGCTGACGAGATTGCAGAAAGAAGGGTAGAATGATTTGTCGAATACCGAAGGAATCCAGGCCACAAACGCCGCAAACACCGCAGCGGCGCGGAAATATCCGAGTTCCCTCAACCCCAACTCGCGAAGAATGAAAACGGGGGCCGCATTCAGAATGATGAAATTGAATAACGTGCCTATGTAAACGGACAGCGTAAATTTCCAGAACCCCGCTGGTAAAAACCAACTGTGCGACACGCCGTGAACCTTGATATTCTCTTTCCGCAGATAGCGAACGGCAATGGCGAGCGCCAGAACGTTCGATAGCACAACGGCTGCAAAGATGTAATCGTATGAACCGGCACCTGATGTTGCCGTGACAAATCCAAGTCCCGCCATCAACCCGATATTCACGAGATAGAACCATGAAACAGCATTCTGGGAAAACGCGAGTATCGTGACCTCCATCTCGGATTGCAGAATCGCCCAAATCAGCACTTGTGCAAGCAGAATCGGCACAAGTACTGTCAGATACATGCCGGTGGAAATATCCAATTCACTCCGAAAGACCAGTTGCAGCACGGAAGGAAACAGAAGGCAGATTGCGAGAAAGCTCAGCCCGACAGCATACACGATAAGTGCATATGTCAGAACAAACTTCGGTTTCTGCCCGGCTGTAAGAGCCGGGAGATAGTTGACGAAAACGTTCGACGCACCGAAGACGAAAAAAGTCTGCACCATACTCACAATCAACATCAACAGGCTATAGAAGCCGAGAACCTCGGCTCCCATCCGTCCGAGTACGACGTTGGTGAAGAAGCCGGCGACCAGTGCTGATGCAGAGAGATACAGCATCCACTTTGCGCCACTAAACGTGCGCGCGAGGATTTCTTCGCGTTGCGACGATGAAGTTGTTGGAGAGCTGGAAATCATTCGGCCCGCATTAAAGTGGAAAACGGTGATTCTGTTTCATGGTTTCCCCTGAAGTGTGCGGGCCTCGCGGTGTGCATCGAATTGCAACAGGGCACGGCAAACAACCCATGAAAACAAACACCGGATAGAAGATACATCTTCGGATTCGTTATTGCAATTCGATACCATCTTACCAGTACATTGAACGAGCAACAGTGAAAAGCTCATCCGTTCTTGTAATCACACATGAGTGACAAGCCCGCACACTCTCCGAAACCCGCATGCTACACACCCACAACGCCATTGGGGATCTTTGGGAAATACGATTTGGAAGCGAGATCCGACACGGGGGGAACGGCGGTATCCAAGCTCCGCCGTCACAAGGAAACGATCTCACAGGCAAACTGTCTGGTTCACTTGCCGGTATAGTTCAACACTTGTGCAACCGCTGCCGTAACTATAGCCGCAGTGGTAACAACACTCACAACATCGCGCCACGTTACCCACGATGTATGGTCTATAAAAATTGTATCGCCCGGCTGCAACAGGATTTTTGCCTCGTCAAGCCGGTCGAGACGCTTCAAGTTGATGCGAATTTCCCTTGTCGAGATGAGCCCATCGCGCCGGCTGATCCGCGTAATGCGGACATCTTCCATATCAGCATCCTGAGTCGGGCCGCCGGCAAACGAAAGTAATTGAACCAGGTCAATTGTGTTGCCAACTTCATATCGTCCGGGATGCTGCACAAAGCCCCAGACATTTACCTGCATTGTCATTTCACCCGGCTTGGCAACGTTATAGTACGCTCCCGCTTGTGCGTTTGGCAATCCGGAGGAGAATCCGCTATTAATCGCTTGTGCATGTAGTTGAGATGAAGCCAGTATAACGGACGCAGCAAGCCCAATGAAACGTACAAGGCATGACCTTTTCATCATCGTAAAAAACCTTTTCTCGTGTTGTTGAATCATGAACGATGTCCCCGCGCAGCTTCTACTACACCACGTTTTTTGTTATTCTCGGTGTAGAAACCGTATCCGGATCGCGGATACGAAATGCCGTACGCCCTGCGATGATCAAAACGGTTCAGAACGTATTTCGGAGTTTTTCCGCCAACTGTTTCGATAATCTCAACTGACCGTTCCAACTCTTCCAAGCGCGTGGAGCCTGCTGCCACAACAATCAGAACCATATCCACAAGTGTGGAAAGTATGCTTGCATCAGCAACGGTCAAGATCGGCGGAGAATCAAGAATGATGACATCATATTCAAGTTCAGCCTGCTGTATAAGGTCGCGCATTTTGTCCGACGCAAGCAGATCCGCCGGCTGTGACGGCAATGTGCCGGCACTGAGTATGTGCAGATTCCTGATCGTGGAAAGTTGCACGACACCGTCATAGCCGACTTTGTCCTGCAACAATTCTGAAAGACCTGGCTGCCCGAAGAGGTCGAACATCCCATGTTGAACCGGACGACGCATGTTTGCGTCTATCAACAACACCATCTTGCCGTTTTGCGCATACGCAATCGCAAGATTCGCCGCTGTTGTTGACTTCCCTTCGCTGTGGTTTGCACCGGACACCAGGATGCTTTGAGGACGACGGTCGAAGGTCGGCACATATTGAATGGCAGTACGGAGTTTCTTGTACGCCTCGGCAACGGGAGAGAATGCATCAGCCAGTGTCAACAGGTGAGGATCGATAGGTCTGCCGTATCGGGACAGCACTTGCCTGCCTGCAAGTCGTTTTATTTCGTGGTCCATCGTCATGACAACTGCTGAGGGCGTGTACCCTTTCAACCGGAGGTCCTCGGGCGTGTGAATGCGCACGTCCCTGAACTCACGCCCGACGACAATGAGGACTCCCAAGAACAGTCCAGCAAGCACTCCGATGACAAGGTTCAGCATCATAATCGGGCTCGAAGGCTCAATCGGTACGGTTGCCTGGTCGATAATATCGATGTAGCCTATTTGTGATTGTTCCGAAATAGTT
The sequence above is a segment of the Bacteroidota bacterium genome. Coding sequences within it:
- a CDS encoding O-antigen ligase family protein: MGRIAASMQSYRTHIMILVITLLSAGLYFYRLLDLNMDVLAVVCMASVCVAAMKDIRLLFIGWFLFAPYFVPLASADSSNIASNFSHNYFIPVMTVVMLFYYFKKGKQLIWGKEDVVILIFIGYAIVSSLYATKGRYDDLRNIYLIYLLPYCLYLIAKNVDVDSNLFKMLAFASLFHLLQVVLLSMYEIQSGTTLYPPNPKVDWVDVGSMRRISGSLGTPIVLGVFLQVLFGFIYLAFRYGLVSKLVFRSSIPFLILLNLLTFTRSVWLGAIVMFIYLMYKTSEDVGAKLLRVAGFVAMSVVIVGVLVAVSPDVQKRISGEENANFRIVMAQASLHMIADSPVVGWGMGTFDDFSDRYLFDARGVYIVKDTSHVTVLTILAELGILGTIPYLLFIYFNLSPKGIRFRELPAEDRLIVAVIVGTLISFGVNAFLIDMRFYSLAYSWLFVSLGLIFNIYRENRLLKEQEV
- a CDS encoding glycosyltransferase family 4 protein, with translation MIQVLESSCTTMMKSGQVRRPRVAILTNYPYDGKTFTGGVETATAGLFEGLQSYVEEFDFHIFTLCREISRHTVEARNGMTYHFLAIPNRWFTRPHVLPNILNARFELKKLQPDIVHCQDNMALAVASITSHQSRKVFTVHGIKSVESRVWEGPEYWSHQMDALLEKWIRKRFDEVIAISPYVDRFLPAGVKKHHITNPVRTKFFESPQSGVQLQRMLFVGALTRLKRPLDAIKAHEIVIRDFPDATLSLVGETQDKEYEREIRRYIRDAHITGVEFLGVRTQEDVAALMRESAMLVLTSVQENTPMVVAESMASGLPVIASKVGGIPDMINNGTDGLLFECGDVHSLARLMTDVLRSGDLRNSLSRNGRAKALATYSSEAVAAATVSVYRTMMRE
- a CDS encoding glycosyltransferase family 4 protein, producing MKPLRILLVSDFPYMGNVRGGVESAAQILASALSDSELVEAVCVVNFRMDRWKDEIVRLNDKLVVHYLAGQRHLALPTRSIVDMRKAKRIAKVFRPDIVHGQGTDTHGDVATRLGYPSAITIHGVGSFEAELREKGNPVVGPLRVRLTKQLINRVIRNAGVVISISAFDREFCSGKREGPIATIPNAIRSEFFDVPPPLTDSKRILFSGLIIERKNVAGIVRAFRLVKQGVPDAILDIAGPAPDTKYYEEVMRSVDPALRNDIVFHGSLTASELSGLMSRAALAVLFSVYENLPVAIAEAFAAGRPVVASRVGSVGEMVENGVSGFLVESEDEREFANRVVMLLNDPQLRMNMGVHARDVALKKWNARNVAGKTVRAYRLVLSGRHGDAEPVVEQIPAGVET
- a CDS encoding SLBB domain-containing protein, translating into MPNAQAGAYYNVAKPGEMTMQVNVWGFVQHPGRYEVGNTIDLVQLLSFAGGPTQDADMEDVRITRISRRDGLISTREIRINLKRLDRLDEAKILLQPGDTIFIDHTSWVTWRDVVSVVTTAAIVTAAVAQVLNYTGK
- the asnB gene encoding asparagine synthase (glutamine-hydrolyzing) → MCGIAGIFSFKSREPVNRGLVERMTMSLSHRGPDGEGFYFSSDQTLGLGHRRLAIIDLATGDQPMCNEDGTVWITFNGEIYNYRELRGQLKARGHRFKTASDTEVIIHAYEEWGNACATKFNGIFAFAIWDEKKRSLYLARDHYGVKPLYYCENGKTLSFASEMKAILCDKNIPRALDYDALHFCLTFRHTPSPWTLFKSIRKLPPSSYLVVDADGVHVSCYWNQAPVIDRHKKEDDWVEELVEAYPEAVHRQMVSDTPIGLSLSGGVDSNTLLALMSQHQHHVHTFTIGFEGSADRDDEVSVAGEAAREYDADFASRRVSETDYVAFMNSYLWHLEEPIGNESAAAYYFVAKLAREKVKVLLSGQGADEPFAGYGRHLAAQYLPYLRWLPSGFVGAIGGLIRPFFRHESPGRLIDRLSQADEIHQFLSTYSITTRDMRTRLFNPDFVVQSNPYVLSDYVRSQLARAPLGSPLEKMAYIDARTSLSDNLLLCGDKMAMAAGVEMRVPFLDLEVMRVAERIPGDFKVRDFKNKVVHKKACERWLPQHIVHRRKVGFNEAMGVWMGQHLDTLLTDLTSSPDSVTRTMLNPEYVGQLQQEHNSGKYDHHRILFLLLSVEAWRKVFV
- a CDS encoding glycosyltransferase, which gives rise to MDGSGQPVVVHGIRGYLAPTETFVGNQIATLQTFRPVVLCHHRSDNREFDISPMYVIDENEKGIRKAVGEIAYSGLRKLTHHEVVAATEWIAGFKPALFHFHFGVDAAFFARIYKRAGIPAVVSLYGYDISAFPKMYGGLGRQYLKRTFNTMDCFLAMSEDMKRDAIVQGVPEEKIVVHYHGINVTRFLFEQRTYNRKPTFNILCVGSLEAKKGQHYLIRSFSELRKQRPDIDARLTLVGRGPMLDECTRIVHASGVRDRVHFAGYVPHLDPKLLEYYRNADVFVHFSTKQACGDKEGIPGTIVEAMASGLPVVTTQHAGIPEVIHDWVHGILLNEKDVAGITRSLLALYDDEEMRRKLGREASCRASRELDVQAKTRNLERIYENVVAAARSRKSEKQLSRTAFPIRQSVRR